The Streptomyces sp. NBC_00775 genome includes the window CCGGACGGCCAGAAGATCACCCAGTTGTGGAACGCCGACTACACGCAGACCGACGCCGCGGTGACGGCGAAGAACGTCAGCTGGAACGCGAACGTGGCGGCGGGATCGTCGGTGAGCTTCGGGTTCACGGGGAGCTGGACGGGAGCGAACACGAAACCCACGTCCTTCAAGTTGGGGGATGAGAGCTGCGCGGTGACGTGACGGTCGGCTCCCGGGCCGATCGGCGGCCCGGGAGCCGTCCTACGTCCTCGTGGGTGGTTCAGGCCGTGGTTGATCAGAACCCTCCGAGCCCCGAAAAGGTCCGGTTGGAACCATTCGCCCGCCCAACATGATCACAACTGCGTCACCACCCTCACCCACCACTCACACTTTCTTCACACCTCCCGTTACGGTCACCCCACCACAATCGTCCCTGGGGGGGACCATGTCGTACAACCAGCCGCCGCCACCGCCCGGATACGGGCCGCAGCCCGTGCCGTCCGCCCCCGCACCGCCGTCGGCCAGACCGCGGTGGGCACGGAAACGCTACGTGCTGCCCGCGATCGGCTTCGCCTTCTTCCTCGGCGTCGCCGCCGGCGGCAGTGACAGCGGCGGCCAGAGCAGCAAGACCACGGAGGCCGCGGCCAGCAAGGTGCGGCCCACCGCGACCGTCACCATCACCACGACGGCCACCGCGAAGCCGAAGCCGGCACCGACGGTGACCGCGACGAAGACGGTCAAGGTGAAGGTGACCGTCACCGCCGAGGCCGCCTCGGGTAGCGACTCCGGCAGCAGCGGCGGCAGCACAGACACCGTCAGCACCTGCTCGATCGTCTCCAACTCCGGCAACTGCTATTCGGCAGGCCAGTACTGCCGCAACAGCGACCACGGCGCCAGCACGACCACCGCGAGCGGCACCAGGATCAAGTGCGTATACCGCTCCAACGGATGGCGCTGGACCTACAGCTGACAGCGGGCAGGGCTATTCGCAGGGCGGGTAGCGGGTACCGGCCAAGACCATGAATCAGGCCCCCTTCCGGAGCGTCCCGCGAGGGGGCCTGATTGACTCACCTTGGAAGAGCCTTCACGCGGTTCACGGCGTGTAGACGCTCGGGCGCGGTGCCGTCGCCATCCCGTCACCGATGAAGAAGCTCGGGTGCGGGGGCTGGTTGTAGGCGGTGTTCTGCCAAGAAAGCGCCGTGCGGTACTGGGTGTCGTGCAGCAGGGTCGTGATCTTCGTGGTCGTCTCGTACGGCGTGGAGTAGATCCGCAGCGCCGTGTTGTCGGTCGTCGGCCAGACGACCTCCTCGCGCCAGTCGCCGAAGAGGTCGCCGGAGAGCGACGGGGTGGCCTTGGTGCTGTTGTTGGAGTGGACGGACGCGCCGGTCAGCAGACGGGTGTCCGCGGAGGTGCCGTACTTGTCGATATGGGTGTCGTCGAGAAGTTCGCGGACCGTGTCGCCGTCCCACCAGGACAGGAAGTTGGTGCTCCCGGGCTTGCGGCTCGCCACCACGTTTCCCTGGGGATCGCGTACGCCGTCGGCGTGCGAGGACCACGACTCGGCCCCGGCGCTGCCCGCCCAGACGTCCCCGGCCACGCCCCGGCCGTTGTCGCCGTTGGCCGCCGTGGACCACAGGATCGCGCCGGTCTTCGCGTCCGCCATCCACGACGCCGGCTTCGAGGAGTCCTCGTCGACCTTGAACTCCTCAAGGCCCGCGCGGGACGGGTCGAGGTCGCCGACGTGCATGGCGTCACCGTGCCCGTTCTTGGTGGTCCACAGGCCGCTGCCGTTGTCGTCCACGGCCATCGAGCCGTACACGATCTCGTCCTTGCCGTCCCCGTCGACGTCCGCGACCGACAACTGGTGGTTGCCCTGGCCGTCGTACCCCTTGCCGCTGTTGGTCGAGGAGTTGGTGTCGAAGGTCCAGCGCCGGGTGAACGCGCCGCCCCGCCAGTCCCAGGCGGCGATGACGGTACGGGTGTAGTAGCCGCGCGCCATGATCAGGGACGGCCGGGCTCCGTCCAGGTAGGCGGTTCCGGCGAGGAACCGGTCGACGCGGTTGCCGTACGAGTCGCCCCAGGAGGAGACCGTGCCGCGCGCCGGGACATAGTCGACGGTGCCCATGGCGGCGCCCGTCTGACCGTTGAACATGGTCAGGTACTCGGGTCCGGAGAGGACGTATCCGCTCGAATTCCGGTAGTCGGCGGAGGCGCTGCCGATGACCGTGCCCTGGCCGTCCGTCGTCCCGTCGGCCGTCTTCATGGCGACCTCGGCCTTGCCGTCGCCGTCGTAGTCGTACACCTGGAACTGGGTGTAGTGCGCCCCTGAGCGGATGTTCCTGCCCAGGTCGAGGCGCCACAGGCGGGTGCCGTCGAGCTTGATGCCGTCGATGATCGTGTTGCCGGTGTAGCCGGACTGGGAGTTGTCCTTGGCGTTGGTGGGCTGCCACTTGAGGACGAAGTCGAGCTGGCCGTCGCCGTCGAGGTCGCCGACGGAGGCGTCGTTGGCCTCGTAGGTGTACGCGACTCCGTCGGGGGTGGTGCCGCCCGCGGGTGGGGTGATGGGCACGTCCTTGTAGCCCGTACGGAACTGGATGGCGTGCACCGAGTCGGCCTGCTCTACGCCGCCCACGATCGCGCGGACCGTGTAGTCGGCCTGGGCGGGCGCGCCGGAGTGGAAGTAGTTCGTCGAGCCGGTGACGGGGGTCGAGTTGACCTTCGTCCCGGCGCGGTAGACGTTGAACGACACGTCGTTCGGATCGGTGCCGAGCCAGCGCCAGCTGACCAGGTTGCCGCTGTCGGTGTGGACGCTGACGACGCCCCGGTCGAGGGCCTCGACCTGACGGGCGGTGGCCGCCTCGGCCGAACCGGTGCCGAGGGCGGTGAGTCCGGCGGCGATGAGTGCCGCGGTGGCCGCCAGCGCCGAGCCGATCGCGCGTCTGCGGTGCTGCCTGTGCGGGTGCTGCACGGTGGGTACCTCCTGAGAGGACAGACGGATTCTGTTCCCTCAGTTGCCGCTG containing:
- a CDS encoding rhamnogalacturonan lyase, which translates into the protein MQHPHRQHRRRAIGSALAATAALIAAGLTALGTGSAEAATARQVEALDRGVVSVHTDSGNLVSWRWLGTDPNDVSFNVYRAGTKVNSTPVTGSTNYFHSGAPAQADYTVRAIVGGVEQADSVHAIQFRTGYKDVPITPPAGGTTPDGVAYTYEANDASVGDLDGDGQLDFVLKWQPTNAKDNSQSGYTGNTIIDGIKLDGTRLWRLDLGRNIRSGAHYTQFQVYDYDGDGKAEVAMKTADGTTDGQGTVIGSASADYRNSSGYVLSGPEYLTMFNGQTGAAMGTVDYVPARGTVSSWGDSYGNRVDRFLAGTAYLDGARPSLIMARGYYTRTVIAAWDWRGGAFTRRWTFDTNSSTNSGKGYDGQGNHQLSVADVDGDGKDEIVYGSMAVDDNGSGLWTTKNGHGDAMHVGDLDPSRAGLEEFKVDEDSSKPASWMADAKTGAILWSTAANGDNGRGVAGDVWAGSAGAESWSSHADGVRDPQGNVVASRKPGSTNFLSWWDGDTVRELLDDTHIDKYGTSADTRLLTGASVHSNNSTKATPSLSGDLFGDWREEVVWPTTDNTALRIYSTPYETTTKITTLLHDTQYRTALSWQNTAYNQPPHPSFFIGDGMATAPRPSVYTP